The Sebastes fasciatus isolate fSebFas1 chromosome 22, fSebFas1.pri, whole genome shotgun sequence genome includes the window taCAATAAGGACATCAAAATACTTCTATCTGTAATAACTATACatgagttttaaaatgaaagagtTCAACAGTTTTGTGTATGAATCACAGTATGAATGCATACTTTTTTACTCGGCTATACAGGAAATGAGGTCTCTACCTCAATGTGTTTCTTGTTTGAATGAATGACTGACTTAGTGCGCGGTATGGGTTAATCTTCAACTATACTGGGttttacatttcccataatgcaactccatAATGGGGATGTCGCctgataattaataaattaactgcatgattgtccatagttaatctcaattaatcacaaattaatctcacattttttattacttcaaaatgcaccttaaagggagatttgtcaagttttttaataataatgataaataatcgtgcagccctaatgtatattgattatatgtttattgattgtatgtttattgattatatgttTACTGATTATATGTTTATTAATTGCCCTTTTTTCACAAGACAAAGTGTCAACAATAGTCtttctgtattgttattttacagGTGTTGAAGGAGTGTTCCATCCCGCTGACACGTGTCAAGATCAGCAGTGCGATGTTGGCTGCGATGGACGACGTTGGACGCTCAGCAGCTGTTCCAAAAGGCCAAAAGGTCATCTGCAGGTTCATTTTCTCTGTTAGTTGAGgccttatatatattaaagagtcctcttcttcctgaaatactctaaattaatattaattagtaTGCCGTACGTTAGTGTGCCGTACGTTAGTGTGCCGTACGTTAGCATGCGGGACAATTCATAATTGTGAGAATTAATAAATGTCAAGGGGGCGTCTATGGTGACCAATCAAATGTCTACAGAGGGACCACGGTTGGTTGTCACAGGTGGTAGTGCATTAGTCAGACTGGAACATTGTGGGTTATGTTCCactgacatgttttaatgttctttaTGGTTCTAGATaggtcgctccaccatggcatctcactgactctctctctctctgtctgtatgtctgttgctatagaaaaggagaggaagaaagggactGATTCATCTGAgagttcacactggagagaaaccccacagctgtgatgaatgtggggaaactttcacttttcagagtACCCtcaaaatacatcaacgcattcacactggagagaaaccctacagctgtgatgaatgtggagcagctttcacgcAATCGGGTagcctgaaaatacatcaacgcattcacactggaaagaaaccctacagctgtgatgaatgtggagcagctttcactcaaTCGGGTaccctgaaaatacatcaaggcattcacactggagagaaaccctacagctgtgatgaatgtggagcagctttcaccaGATCAGATaccctgaaaatacatcaacgcattcacactggagagaaaccctacagctgtgatgaatgtggagcagctttcactacatcagttaacctgaaaatacatcaacgcattcacactggagagaaaccctacagctgtgatgaatgtggagcagtttTCACCAGATCAGGTgacctgaaaatacatcaacgcattcacacgggagagaaaccctacagctgtgatgaatgtggagcagctttcactaaaTCAGGTTActtgaaaatacatcaacgcattcacactggagagaaaccctacagctgtgatgaatgtggagcagctttcacaacATCAGGTTActtgaaaatacatcaacgcattcacactggagagaaaccctacagctgtgatgaatgtggagcagctttcactacatcaggtcacttgaaaatacatcaacgcattcacactggagagaaaccctacagctgtgatgaatgtggagcagctttcactcaatcaggtcacctgaaaacacatcaacgcattaacactggagagaaaccctacagctgtgatgaatgtggaggagctttcactacatcagttaacctgaaaatacatcaacgcattcacactggagagaaaccctacagctgtgatgaatgtggagcagctttcacaacATCAGGTaccctgaaaatacatcaacgcattcacactggagagaaaccctacagctgtgatgaatgtggagcagctttcactaaaTCAGGTaccctgaaaatacatcaacgcattcacactggagagaaaccctacagctgtgatgaatgtggagcagctttcactaaaTCAGGTTACTTGAAAATACATCaatgcattcacactggagagaaaccctacagctgtgatgaatgtggagcagctttcactacatcaggtcacctgaaaacacatcaacgcattcacactggagagaaaccctacagctgtgatgaatgtggagcagctttcactcaatcaggtcacctgaaaacacatcaacgcattcacactggagagaaaccgtactggtgtgaccaatgtggtaaaactTTTTCTCAGGATAGTTCCCTTAAAgtccaccaacgcattcacactagagagaaaccctacagctgtgatgaatgtggagcagctttcactacatcaggtcacctgaaatcacatcaacgcattcaccgtggtgagaaaccgtactggtgtgaccaatgtggtaaaacGTTTTCTCGGGGTAGTAACCTTAAATCCCACCAGCGCATTCACACTGCATCGTTGTGAACATGTTTCAGAGCCTAGCTAGCTGTCTCCTCCGGCCTCCTCCCCATGCCCTGATAGCTGTGTTGTTATATTCAGAGCTTCTCTCCACATTGAAGTCTGACCAACAGTAACTTCATGTTCTAAACAGCATGTGTGTTGTCGTGGCTACGACTACATACTTTCttccttttatatatttaattcttTACCATGCATTAATCTGCTGAGTATTTTCTGGATGAATTGTTTGGTAAAGACCAGAAACTGTTGACTGTAGTCGACCCCCTGGGCCTGTGCCCCGTAGACCCGTTCAATAATCCATCCACGAGTCAACAGCTGGAGAAAGATCAAGGAGGACATTCACATCCGACACCAGAGACCATCTATGAACAGAGACAGGGGTTACCATCCCCCCACCGAATACAACCACCTGTTATCATGTGACTGCTGGACTAGCGTCATGTGATGAGAAGATCCCTTTTCTCCCACATGGCCGCTAaagactctgatctttactaaAATGTAATTTGGATTTGTCCAAAGACAATTAATGTAGTGtattattatatgtgtgtgtttgccttagTTAGACTTTTATTCCACTGCCTTTAAGCCAGGAAGTGTTCCATTAAAACAGTTCCACCATCTTTGATAACACCAACGTCATGTTTAGTGCCATTCTGCATGTTTCCttatcaaaaatacaaaattagaAATCATCTAACGATTGAATTGTAACAATCTTTATTAAAAGAATGAGCTTTCAGGAGCTGAAGACTGACTCTGCGTCCTCCATGATTGTGCCAGGATGCAATTTCTGCGCGGGCAGACCGACACTTTAAAATGACCTCTTATCTGAGAAACCTGTGTTCCTGCTCTTTGCCtttctgttcttcttcttctgctctcttTTGGTGGAAACTTGCTCTTTACTAGTCTGAAGATGTGATTCGGAACAACAGGAGTTGAAACCTCAGAATCTAGCACTAAAAACCAAAATGTCGTCTGCCAAAAACCAAATGGCGtctgccaaaaaccaaaatggcgacggccaaaacacgagggctgcatcccaaaactcttaattttcatttcctcgctcctcgatcctcgcttgaaccggaagtagttctggtgcgccattttgaagaccgtcccaaagcccttatttgtgcatcgaggagcgaggatcgaggatcgaggaggcttgccggaggagcgaggagcgaggatacaccagtgtatcctgcacggaagtcttttgccgaccgacacgcccccttactggatatcagttactgattggacgctgctgccgatcagactgatctgataactttacctctcagcatcactgagtttcataccggagtgaagacagatcacagattaaacgttttatattttagttgtcttctgagtcaccatctagttataatctgtgttaactgaagctctgagcagcagaaggacctgcagtatctccccttcacacaccgtcagtgaagcagcctgacagtcagaggggtttataataCCAGAtaaactgacttaaaataactttctgcatttcttagaatgatttttcttttcatgatctgttatttcccccgttaacttttattaatgaaactattaaagtcagagagagaaggagagtctgtctgtcagcaacaaacaccttttacatcatttatcctcatttccattcagtcacatgaggctgatgattcctgaacgcgggtttgatatgagttacatcatttacattttccctttagcctaataaataatgtccagtgttcaaaaaacaccatagtcatattctgggttattaaataattaactcacaaccagaatatcaataactacagactctaataatgaataaatagtataaagagcacttgtctttattagtattagtacagttcagacacaaacagctgttaaagctgactgacagctgatccagttgtgatcagctgctgctgtcatcagaaacggacatcgcttcacgtgacgcttcagaggaaacgaccgtcccatgtcgcttaaatcgtatttcctcatttcctctctcctcgcatggtttccttgcgtctctccatgcttccctggtgggagggactaagacgcaaggatgagacgcaagtgagggaaacagggatgcaattaagagttttgggatgcagcccaagatggagacgaccaaaaaccaagatggcgacttgaaaaccaagatggcgacgtacTATTCATGTGTTTAATTAGTAAAAGCCGTGGATTCAATAAAACGATGAATTAAAGGAGCTTATAGTAAAAATCTTgaccaaatgtaaaaaagaaaaatagacaaATTAACCCTAAAATCGTTTTTAATGTCAAATTACACGTTAACGCTACTTTATTAAAACAGCTGATGGGATACACCAGGATACATTTTCCTCAGAGTAAAACTCCCTCCTTTGTGCAAAGGAACTGATTCTGTTGTTCTGGAAAGGGAAAGACGGGCCAACATTTAAATCCTGGATAACAACACTGACTGATCCCCTCCACCTAGAAAGAATCCGATACACCCTTAATGACAGACTGGAGGTATTTGAAAAGATTTGGAGACCGATGATCTCCTCTATAGGAGGGACAGACAATTAAGACGCAATAGACACATAGTCTTTAGTACCCGAGGTAGCACTGCTCAGGGATGGGAGGGTTACAGCtgtttatgtatatactgtatgtcgccAATGTCTCCCTGATTTGTTTGCCTTAGGGTGTctgtgctttttgttttgtatttgcttgtctccatGTTGTTTGCCCTTAGTTTctagttttgtctgtttttgttgatgtatataaaaaatgagGCATGATAAACACCCCACAGTTtgtatcactgacatgcacatgcttcttaataaaaaatatttgaaagaagttttgattttattctcgtaatataacaacTTTTTCTCTCAAAGTTAAGATTTcattctcataacattacggctttttcacgtaaagttatgactttattgtgtaaatctcagatgtgttttccctcaacgtggtcctaatactccgtagtacattgtctctttggccctcactgcattaaacttctatactatatacttagactataaactgttaccttcatcacaatgatcacatgttttgcggctccagacagatcattattcttatttatttttgtgcctaaaatggctcttttgatagtaaaggttgctgactcctgctCTAGGGGACATATTTAACAAAACAAGGAGACTAAGATCCACAATCCGTGGATGATTTTTCTCCTTCATCACCTTTCTTAATTCTTTTGCGTATCAAAGACAGTAACGTGATCCTGGAGAGTCCCGTGTTTCCTGTGATGGAGGGACGATCTGTGACTCTGCGTTGCACAACTCGAAGCAACTCTTCAAACCTGCGAGCCAGCATCTTCATGAAGGACAGATCTCCTGTCGGAGCAGCCGTCACGGGGCAGATGAGCCTCCCTGCGGTGTCCAAGTCTGATCAAGGCCTCTACATGTGCGTGATCACCGGCGTCGGGGCGTCAACGGAGAGCTGGCTCACTGTGAGAGGTGAGAGGAAGTAGGAAATAATGCATGTATGTATACAACAAGACAGGAAGTAGAAAGATTAAACACAGTTTATCAAGAATGTCTTCAAACAATAccctaagtagttttttttacctaaacctaactaagtagttttgttgcctaaacctaactaagtagttttgttgcttaaacctaactaagtagttttgttgcttaaacctaactaagtagttttgttgcttaaacctaactaagtagttttgttgcttaaacctaactaagtagttttgttgcctaaacctaactaagtagttttgttgcttaaatctaactaagcagttttgttgcctaaaccaaactaagtagttttgttgcttaaacctaactaagtagttttgttgcctaaacctaactaagtagttttgttgcctaatcctaactaagtagttttgttgcgtactGGTTTTCATACACAGGAGGAGCcacggagagaggagaggcaggtCGACCGTCTGATGGTTTTACTGGAAACGTGACGGGAGGTGAGCTCCGGAAACACACGTCTAATAAGATGTTGAATGTTATACAGCCCGCAGGTCATGAGGCCAGATGCTCCACATGCCGCCTCATGTTTGACGTTCATATCAGATACAGTATTTATGGATCTGGTTGTTTCACCACCAGCAGGTCCTGGTGCTCCTGCAGCAGCAcgcctcctgtctgtctccaaaCTGGTGTGTCACCTGGTGGTGGGAGCTCCTTACCTGATGACCACCGTCGTCCTGGGACTCGTATACAGAGACATACACTctaacaggtaaaaaaaatatatatatatatatatacatttattttataatttttttataaaatttaaaaaaaaaaaaatatataaaaataaatatagataaaaataaatatatatataattgtatatatatatatttatttttcatttttttattaaatcaaaaaatataaaaaaataaaaataagtatttatacgtacagtatatatatttttatatatattttttttcattttttatttttttcacatccACAGGAAAGACACCAGACGTCACCATGGAGACGCCACAGCGTAGTGAAAGCGGCATGGATTGGATAAGCAGTATGTTGATGTCACCgctgtgtgttacagtataattattaaaatgaagGGATTTAACTATGATGTCATCCAAttgttcaatatttta containing:
- the LOC141760811 gene encoding uncharacterized protein LOC141760811 isoform X1, with amino-acid sequence MEKVSAPEQLIRVCSIKCEDENSLHHQWSSDTTIHHGNRDQDQDQDQEHYKSEPEEEQQNPDQRSNKVPRRPAAGSSSDPTDVQVLKECSIPLTRVKISSAMLAAMDDVGRSAAVPKGQKKRRGRKGLIHLRVHTGEKPHSCDECGETFTFQSTLKIHQRIHTGEKPYSCDECGAAFTQSGSLKIHQRIHTGKKPYSCDECGAAFTQSGTLKIHQGIHTGEKPYSCDECGAAFTRSDTLKIHQRIHTGEKPYSCDECGAAFTTSVNLKIHQRIHTGEKPYSCDECGAVFTRSGDLKIHQRIHTGEKPYSCDECGAAFTKSGYLKIHQRIHTGEKPYSCDECGAAFTTSGYLKIHQRIHTGEKPYSCDECGAAFTTSGHLKIHQRIHTGEKPYSCDECGAAFTQSGHLKTHQRINTGEKPYSCDECGGAFTTSVNLKIHQRIHTGEKPYSCDECGAAFTTSGTLKIHQRIHTGEKPYSCDECGAAFTKSGTLKIHQRIHTGEKPYSCDECGAAFTKSGYLKIHQCIHTGEKPYSCDECGAAFTTSGHLKTHQRIHTGEKPYSCDECGAAFTQSGHLKTHQRIHTGEKPYWCDQCGKTFSQDSSLKVHQRIHTREKPYSCDECGAAFTTSGHLKSHQRIHRGEKPYWCDQCGKTFSRGSNLKSHQRIHTASL
- the LOC141760811 gene encoding uncharacterized protein LOC141760811 isoform X2, giving the protein MLAAMDDVGRSAAVPKGQKKRRGRKGLIHLRVHTGEKPHSCDECGETFTFQSTLKIHQRIHTGEKPYSCDECGAAFTQSGSLKIHQRIHTGKKPYSCDECGAAFTQSGTLKIHQGIHTGEKPYSCDECGAAFTRSDTLKIHQRIHTGEKPYSCDECGAAFTTSVNLKIHQRIHTGEKPYSCDECGAVFTRSGDLKIHQRIHTGEKPYSCDECGAAFTKSGYLKIHQRIHTGEKPYSCDECGAAFTTSGYLKIHQRIHTGEKPYSCDECGAAFTTSGHLKIHQRIHTGEKPYSCDECGAAFTQSGHLKTHQRINTGEKPYSCDECGGAFTTSVNLKIHQRIHTGEKPYSCDECGAAFTTSGTLKIHQRIHTGEKPYSCDECGAAFTKSGTLKIHQRIHTGEKPYSCDECGAAFTKSGYLKIHQCIHTGEKPYSCDECGAAFTTSGHLKTHQRIHTGEKPYSCDECGAAFTQSGHLKTHQRIHTGEKPYWCDQCGKTFSQDSSLKVHQRIHTREKPYSCDECGAAFTTSGHLKSHQRIHRGEKPYWCDQCGKTFSRGSNLKSHQRIHTASL